The stretch of DNA CTGAGCTTTTACAAAAACAGGTACTCACATTTGACATAATTTCTCATCTTTAGATGACAATCCCTTTTGCTGGATGTTTATTATATATACAAAACAGCACAACGGTACACAGGCAACTGGGACGATCATGTTTAGATACAAATATAGTTTGTTGGGTATTAAGGAGCACCATGGACTAGAATTCCTAACTGAAGATTCACAAAATCAAGACCAGCATGAAGCTAATTGAGCACTTGGATTGGAACAATGCACTCACACATGGGCGAAAGCTAACGAGGCAAGAGCTTATGACAAGATGTATGTCCAGAACTGCTTGTCCTTCATGTGGCGTGGGCACAGATCATAGCGGACCTTAGCGAGTTCCTGCAGGGATCACAAATTACAGTTTGAGACCTGAGAGCCATCTCTGTCTTGGGCGAAGCGGAGGACGAGATCCGCGGGAGACCTACCTTGGCTCTGGCGAGCACGAGGACGGCGTGCCACTGCTGCCAGTCCGAGAGCTCGGCCGCCGACTCCGCGGATCCTCCTACGACAAAGCATAGCACCGCCAGTAATCGAGAGGGAACTAGCAGGAGAGCGGAATCGagaagggaggaaggagggggtgcctTGGTGGAGCTGGAGGGGAAGGACTTGAAGGCGTCGGGGGAGAGTGTTTGGAGGAAGTCAAGGAGCTGCAGCATGACGCCGAGCTCCTCCGCGTCCTTCTCCTTCCCCTCCGCGGCGGAGGGGTTGCTTGGGCCGgttccgccgctgccgctgccgccggctCGGCGGCGGAACGGCCATGGGAACGAGGAGAAGGCCATCGGTGGGCAGGTGGGctgggacgggatgcggccggcgaCGGTGATATGATGGATACGAGATTCATCGGCGAGCTCACCGGACTGGGGGGGAGAGGGGAGGGCAGCGGCGCGAGACGGGGAGCGGCGGCCACGCGGCCGCCGGTGTGGCGCACGCAGTGGGGGATGGAGGCGGAGGGGATCTGGATCGGGCGTTGGTGGATTTTTTTTAGACAGAcatgggttgagtggtgtgggacgATTGCGGGTGGGAGTGTATCAGGCGTGGGTGGGTGGCGTGGGagactagtagtagcgcgggtgtctGACCTGCGCTATGGCTATCCACGTAGTAGTAGCGTAGGTTTTACAACTCGCGCTACTACTACGGCTGGTCCCGGGAGGCACGGTGGAaataacttagtagtagcgaggggtaaaaacccacgctactactatcaggttattagtagcgcggttttctcaagctcgctactgctaattagtagtagcgtttgtttttaaaccgcgctgctgctaagattctgtgtataaggttttccctagtagtgtgatgtcatccactgggtagctatccagcaatgcgtcgcccggggcggaacccacgctgcttctcggcatggatgggatggtgctatccattggtggatcatccgctagttgctgagaccccctttgctggctaagtgagtcgatctgctcctgctaccgctggaatttgattgccaagtccgcgtgcgctgattctaggccttgaaggcgttcatagtctagcttcctctgctcctcctccatcttcctcttcttctcctccgcaatcttctttctcgcacgggttctgtagtcggcgttccagttcgaaaacccctcataccacggaatagcgcccatgcctcgtgttcttcctaggtgttcaggatttcccagggcacgcgtaagctcgtcgttctctctgttgggctcgaacaacccagatcgagcctcttctattgcaacaagtagcttatcttcggctccgtccagacatgccttcttggaaactttgcctgtcttcgggtccaactcctcccatgcgcatagaaccaagtcctgcacccagggggcagctcaatgtttctggagtgacacctgcatccagcatctctttctcagacttatcccacttaggcattcccaccgcatagccacctggccccagcttatggaacttatccttttttgcggcattggccttgtttattctcaaccgttccttagataattctgaatccttgaatttcacgaaatcgtcccaatgagcactttggttctctagtgttccctcgaatgctGGAGTCTTCCCTCATCCGTTGacatacttggcccattcacgaatcttgtggttcttgaatgcaaccgccatcttcctaagagcagcgtccttgactttctccacatctgcatttgtgaaatgatctggtagggtgaaatgttccatgagcgtttcccaaagcaactATTTGtgtctgtcatcgacaaaagtaactcctggatgtggctttgatggctctctccattcttgaagggcgatcgggagttggtccttcacaagaactccgcaccgacgaacgaacttgtccgcaatcttcttaggcgcgaatggtttgccattaggtctgattgcctcgatattgtactttacgccctccttcaactttttgttcgggcctcgtttcgtcctgttgcctaaagatttgctcgatccggatggctgaaagaagaaagatcgattcgttaatatatcttcaagtcatttaaaacatgtgatgatcaccagatgcctgcttatataaatatatatacctcgccgatctttgttgtttcaagatcaacattttcttcgtcatgttcatagttcacgacttcatcaattcggtcgtcgcgatcgaatatcatatcaccctccccggtgttgtttagatattcggagccgtcataatcttcttcattctgatcatcatctggcccgcgaggattggtatgatattgaacagggcctcttctccctctctgccggtattgtccgccataggttttgtttaactaatccaaaagaaatatattcaaattacaatgcatggatgcaatcaattaataaggaaaaactgaatcaattatagtacataataagcatcatcgaatataatctcgaatacatcgtctcgaataatagatataatctcgaatacatcgtctcgaatagtagatataatctcgaatacatcgtctcgaataatagatataatctcgaatacatcatctcgaataatatataatcttgaatacatcgtctcgaatattatatatcgagtacatcactggctaggtagctaataaagatcgaatactacagaagaatctaggacactcgcggttcctgcggcgcgggcggtggacacccaaagagaaggaaccctcacaggatcatagctgaagtgagatccctgaagaaactgccaggtattggagaacctgccgccctctaacgcaaccatgtagcgatggacgtgctcgtcctcctccctgacacggcgacgtaccacctccagcggggccggctccctccgcaccgaaactggcccacacgaacgccaccaaacgagatcagggtcgacgacgggacccggggccgggttcctcatcaagcggcgcgcccctccaggcaacacctcccagtgccagcccgacggagcccagtcccggacatgggtcagccggacgtcgtcgcggatgggtcgacggcgaggatgcgggccgggcatcgtcgagaacaaatactagctatatgcccgcaaaaagtaacatttttttaatgattggattttgataactaaaatttctaacatttctatataactaacattcctataacatttctaacaatgctatataactaacatttctataacatttctaatatttttataactaaaaaacagaagaaaaaaattataacatttctatatatataactaacatttgtataaaatttctaatatttctataactaaaaaaagaaaaatttctaacttttttataactatttctataactaaaaaacagaaaaatttctaacaattctaactattttataactatttctataactaaaaaacagaaaaatttctaacaattctaacatttctataacatttctaacaatgctatataactaactatttctataactaaaaaagaaaaatttctaacaatgctatgtgtgtgtgtgtgtgctcaccggcgaggcgagaggcgacggggggaggtgacggggacggcgacgggcgcggcgacgacggggatggcgacgacggggacagggacggggcggcgacgatggggacAGGCCGGGGCGGCNNNNNNNNNNNNNNNNNNNNNNNNNNNNNNNNNNNNNNNNNNNNNNNNNNNNNNNNNNNNNNNNNNNNNNNNNNNNNNNNNNNNNNNNNNNNNNNNNNNNNNNNNNNNNNNNNNNNNNNNNNNNNNNNNNNNNNNNNNNNNNNNNNNNNNNNNNNNNNNNNNNNNNNNNNNNNNNNNNNNNNNNNNNNNNNNNNNNNNNNNNNNNNNNNNNNNNNNNNNNNNNNNNNNNNNNNNNNNNNNNNNNNNNNNNNNNNNNNNNNNNNNNNNNNNNNNNNNNNNNNNNNNNNNNNNNNNNNNNNNNNNNNNNNNNNNNNNNNNNNNNNNNNNNNNNNgggcggcgatgacggggacggggacgacgcgggacgggccGGGATGGCGCGGAGGTGACGATGGGGAcgatggggacggggacgacggggcggtgacaacggggatgggggcggcgacgagggttaTGGAgatgggggcggcgggcgacggggcagaggagaagaatcagaggagaaactgaaatttttgaagtgtttagttatataggatggacctttagtaccggttggagccaccgaccggtactaaaggcctgttttggctaggccaagcggcgggaaccgcaccccctttagtgccgggtggtggctccaaccggtactaaaggcccccctttagtaccggcaccacccggcactaaagggggtgcgctggcgcaagtGCGGTgtgaaatgtttagtcccacctcgctagccgaggggcgtccgcactggtttataagccccagtgcggtagctccctcgagctcctctccaaagcaggcctactgggcctaaatgttctgtgcttccctgtgggcctactgggcctttgcgggcctgcatcctggcccaacaacaggttgggtttctagtcgtatgcgggccgctgtggcgcagtaggggggctttttttcttatttttttgctttatttatttttgtttgagttgttttttgctgtatttagagtttctttgtgaatatttttgctttaggtacaaaaaattacaaactttctgttagtaccggtagtttacaaatttgaatagtttaaattttgatttatttgaaatttgtgtgaatcactagtttgtgaataacttaactttgagaatagatttttcagtgattctttttttcttatgtttaatattagtgtgttttctcattatattcaatttggtaatgcttaggttatttaaaaaatgaaatgccttttgtaacggatgagttttcatctgaaaccctgatacttcgaaagagattgtccatttagtacacgaagtgcatccagtttttgcggtaaccctctctacttttttgcacatgctatgtgggtgaaattatgataccatgccaacttttaaccttttttgagttcatttgaaatgcttttcaatttcagggtcatttagcttaaaaaatcagtaaaggcatgaaagaatttgtttacacataaaatttcttcgcgtttcaaatgccaaaacacataacgaccctaactattacagagattccctcctgggtgtgaaacacagaagaaagtgatatagtgaagccgatcacatcccagatctttgggtgtgaaactttttcttcgcgtgtgtccctttgcgccgtaaccatggaaaatcttcatcatttaacgggatgctcgggtcaatattcactgtgaatggagtaatttcatcaaacttttcataatcttctgacatgtttgtcttgtcatccactcccatgatgtttctcttcccagaaagaactatgtgccgctttggctcatcgtacgatgcattcgcttccttatcttttctttttcttggcttggtagacatgtccttcacatagaaaacctgtgccacatcattggctaggacgaatggttcgtctgcatacgcaagattgttgagatccactgttgtcattctgtactgcgggtcttccgttaccccgcctcgtgtcatattgacccatttgcaccgaaacaaagggaccttcaaaccacgtcgatagtcaagttcccatatgtcctgtatataaccataatatgtttcctttcctgtcttggtttctgcatcaaagcggacaccactattttggttggtgctcttcttatcttgggcgatcgtgtaaaatgtattaccatttatctcgtaacctttgaaagtcattatattcgaagatggtaactgggacagcaagtacaggtcatcttcaatagaggtgtcatgcatggtacgtgtctgcaaccagctggcgaaactcctggtttgttcacgtgtaatccagtcatcagactgctccgggtgtttggagcgtagcaaattc from Triticum dicoccoides isolate Atlit2015 ecotype Zavitan chromosome 6A, WEW_v2.0, whole genome shotgun sequence encodes:
- the LOC119315646 gene encoding uncharacterized protein LOC119315646; protein product: MAFSSFPWPFRRRAGGSGSGGTGPSNPSAAEGKEKDAEELGVMLQLLDFLQTLSPDAFKAVLCFVVGGSAESAAELSDWQQWHAVLVLARAKELAKVRYDLCPRHMKDKQFWTYILS